A single genomic interval of Pangasianodon hypophthalmus isolate fPanHyp1 chromosome 8, fPanHyp1.pri, whole genome shotgun sequence harbors:
- the znf367 gene encoding zinc finger protein 367 — protein sequence MTDAKHPQVIFCNDSPKRVLVSVIKTTPIKPKAMDSVMPTSPGFSDFMVYPWRWGENAHNVTLSPGSGNGAASPPRNSAASEPDIASCTDHLKDGIRRGRPRAETVRELISEGENSTSRIRCNVCNRVFPREKSLQAHKRTHTGERPYLCDYPDCGKAFVQSGQLKTHQRLHTGEKPFVCSEKGCGSRFTHANRHCPKHPYARLKREEPSGEPGKSQGADNKAVAEWLTKYWQTREQRTPVPSKGKTLNKATVEDQEQQDPMDFLPSDEGEEEEQDEGKNNAGGVAARRRLQEQRERLHGALALIELANNLSP from the exons ATGACAGACGCCAAGCACCCTCAAGTCATTTTTTGCAACGATTCTCCTAAAAGAGTGCTGGTTTCTGTGATCAAGACAACTCCAATCAAGCCGAAGGCTATGGACTCGGTGATGCCTACTAGTCCCGGTTTTAGTGATTTTATGGTTTATCCGTGGCGATGGGGAGAAAATGCGCACAATGTAACGCTGAGTCCCGGATCAGGCAACGGAGCCGCTTCTCCCCCGAGAAACAGCGCTGCCTCCGAGCCCGACATCGCGTCCTGCACAGACCACCTGAAG GATGGGATCCGTCGTGGCCGCCCACGTGCCGAGACCGTGCGTGAGCTCATCAGTGAGGGCGAGAACTCCACTAGCCGCATCCGCTGCAACGTCTGCAACCGTGTTTTCCCCCGAGAGAAATCACTGCAggcacacaaacgcacacacacag GAGAGAGGCCGTACCTGTGTGATTATCCAGACTGTGGGAAGGCCTTCGTCCAGAGCGGCCAGCTGAAAACCCACCAGCGACTCCACACCGGGGAAAAGCCTTTTGTTTGCTCAGAGAAAG GCTGTGGTAGCCGTTTCACTCATGCTAACCGACACTGCCCTAAGCACCCATATGCCAGGCTGAAGAGAGAGGAGCCCAGTGGTGAGCCTGGAAAATCACAAGGGGCTGACAACAAGGCTGTGGCTGAATGGTTAACAaa GTACTGGCAGACGCGTGAGCAGCGAACCCCGGTGCCGAGTAAAGGAAAAACCCTGAACAAGGCGACAGTGGAGGATCAGGAGCAGCAGGACCCCATGGACTTCCTGCCCTCTGATGAAGGTGAAGAGGAAGAGCAGGATGAGGGAAAGAACAATGCAGGAGGAGTAGCCGCTCGGCGACGCCTCCAGGAGCAGAGAGAGCGGCTCCATGGAGCACTGGCTCTTATTGAGctagccaacaacctgtctccaTAA